The sequence below is a genomic window from Dermacentor andersoni chromosome 6, qqDerAnde1_hic_scaffold, whole genome shotgun sequence.
CCAAGCCTCTTGCTGAGCCAATTAGCAAGCATCAGTGGCGGCCACAGAAGTTcggcttgagagaactggcagtTCGTGTTAAGCAAATCCTTTTGCATAGAATTTATGAGAAACCAACCAATCACTTGGCATATTGTTCGGCATGTTTGAATATGACTTAATTGAATTCGTCATTATGGGAGCCCGCTAAAGTTGCTGATTTGAGCCAATGTTGCAAAGAAGGAATGTTTCCCATGTGTATGTGCAGAGGGAAGTGGTCCACAGGCCTGGAGAAGAGCAATGAAGCCAAAACGGGTGCCGACACGACTGCAAGTGGACCACTTTACCAGATGCGCCCATACCCGAGTCCCGGTGCTGTACTTCGCCTTAATGCTGGAAACCGCCGGCAGCACTCCGATGATGAAGAGGATGACTAGTAGCAACACTGTAAATTTATTTCTCCATCAGTTTGCTCAGTCTCGTTGTTTTTGTTCTGAAACTAATTTAGCAAGTCATAAATGTTCCTCACTTCCAGGTCACTGTGTTTGTTTTCACTTCACACAGTGGGAGCTCTAAATTTAGTATTCAGCCTGAAGAGACTCCCCTGCAGTGATTGTAATCTATGCATTCTATCCCATTTCTAAACAGTTATCTGCTGGAAAATCCATGAGTGCAAGCCCTTGACAAGTGAAAATGGCACTATTAATGCTTAAAAAGTGCTGTTGAAAGCAAGAAATGTAATAACTGTATGTAGTCACATATTCATAACAAATGACAAGCCTTGCTGcaaaatattttgtttctttgtgGTAGACATGGGCCTGTATAACGTGAAAATATTTCAGTCCATTTTTATTCCAAATTGGCCATTAGCCCTCCCTGATAGGTCAAGATGGCTTGGGCTCTGTCTATATAGGCATGGCGCTCGGCCACATGTGCTGTACCCGAACCATTCTGATCTATCAAGGAGAgctaatggcagatttggaaTAAAGACAAGATCAGAATAGTTTTACGCTACACTGACCATGCATTGACAAATACCAGGGTCACTCAGAGTTCAAATTACCAGCCCCTTTAAAAAAGGCAATAGTGTTACACAACCGGCATCAAACACAACCTTCTAGTTTTGGTACCATATAAGTATTGCATGCTATTGCACCATAGAACGCCATTGGGGTGGCAGAAACAAAGTGGTGCCAGCACTCTGGAATGTCTACGCTTGTGTTGTGAATTTGTCAATTTTCcacatttgaaaagaaaaaatatcaaAGGGATTCATGCCAAGCTTCTGGCGCTGTATAAAGATAATGACCTCTCTTATGGCACTGCGGTCAGATGGTCCAGATGCCTTCAATGTGGCTAGACTGGCCAGGTCTGTAAGACAAAGAGCAGAGCCACAAACAATACAGAGAAAATAGGGGCCCTCATGCCCATAGGCAGCTGTTTCAAGAGATAGATAAACAGGTTAGTGCAAGTCTGGGGTCAGTGTACAGCATTCCTCGTAACATCGTGCTCGTGTCCAAGGTCTTGGTGCACCAGGCTACATGGTCGCAGACTCCCATGCAAAAAGACATCCGGAAGAAGTCACCATGGTAATGTTGCAGCTGTATTTGAGAGATCCTTTCTCACACACCTCATCACAATAAACAAATGTCTAGTAAAGTGTTTGGTGCTCAGATGAGGACCCACTTTCAGAGCAGATGCTGGGAGCCTGGCAAAAGAGCGTGAATGTGCTGTGTAACAGGAGCACTCCTAACGTATTTTGTTCATGTCACCTTAACCGTAGACTTTAGTACTGTTTTCCATGGCTCACCTTCCTTTCTTATTCCTGTCCCCCATCCCTCTAGGCTGGCTCCTTAGCCTGACCCCTCTaccttttcttcattttctcatcaCAATGgacaaatattatatatatattaggataagagttaatggagaataccttagtaacttgcgattcgctgatgatattgccttgcttagtaactcaggggacctattgcaatgcatgctcactgacctggagaggcaaagcagaagagtgggtctaaaaattaatctgcagaaaactaaagtaatgtttaacagtcttggaagagaacagcaatttacaataggtagcgaggcaccggaaatggtaagggaatacatctactcaaagcaggtagtgaccgcggatccagatcatgagacggaaataatcagaagaataagaatgggcgggggtgcgtttggcaggcattctcagatcatgaacagcaggttgtcattatctctcaagagaaaagtgtataacagctgtgtcttaccactactcacgtacggggcagaaacctggaggcttacgaaaagggttctatttaaattgaggacgacgcaacgagctatggaaagaagaatgatggatgtaacgttaagagataagaaaaagagcagattgggtgaaggaagaAACGcaagttaattacatcttagttgaaatcaagaaacagaaatgggcatgggcaggacatgtaatgaggagggaagataaccgatggtcattaatggttacggattagattccaagggaagggaagcatagcagggggcggcagaaagttaggtgggtggatgagattaagaagtttgcagggacggcatggccacaattagtacatgaccggggtagttggagaagtatgggagaggcctttgccctgcagtgggcataaccaggctgatgatgatgacgattacaGAGACCATGGGCACGATTGGAGATGATTGTTCGGAGCACACGCTCGGTAGCGCCGCgagcaattggcccaggctgcACCGACTTCGTCAGCCGCGTGCTCCGAACAATGTTCGGAGCACACGCTCGGTAGCGCCGCgagcaattggcccaggctgcACCGACTTCGTCAGCCGCGTGCTCCGAACAATGATCACCGATCGCGCCCCATATTACCAAGCAAACAATGGCAGCATGTGAACTTACAAATGCAAAAGAATGCCAGAACCATGCTTTCATCAGGAATGGTCAACTTAAGCATTTCCTGGAAGCATGGTCATGTTCTATATACAGATCGTGCCAGGAAAGGCTGAAATGGCATAGCAGATTTTAACCTGAGCATCAGCTGAAGCTACAACAAGCATTTAAAGCGGCCTACTGAAGGCCAAGTCACTCTGCACAAGTGACATAGCACACGCTGTTTCAAATTGACGATGAAACTTTGTCCCATCTACCAGAGTGCCTCATCCTTGTATTCAGCTGCTTCTTTCTATTGCCTCCCACATTGAGCAGGCTGTTTGGACAGCATGTTAAAAGTGATGCAGTTATTGGTGAAGTGCGCTGATTAATCAGAAGCTTTACAATTGTTGCCAGCAGCTGCTCTGTCAGTGACAAAAGGCAAAATCGCTTGGCTATAGCTGGTGGTTGCATAGGAAATTAGTGAATGTGGCCCTAAAATTCACTTCCAAGTGATAATTAAACCTTGAGACTGACAGTTTTCATTTTAGTGTACTGATGCAGCAAACAACAAGCTGTTAATGTACAGGACCTTAGCGCTGTGGTTGTATCTCTTGCAAGTGCCTGTAAGCTTGTAAACATGGTGGGTTCAACCTGATGACCTCTGTGAATAGCATGTGTTTATGATGATGAAGCTTGTTTAACTGCAGTTGCCACAGCTTTTTGCCTCCCATCTCATGTAGGTGAAGTAGCAACAAAGTGGTTTATCTaagctttctttctccttttattttctGAGTATATGCCAGTCAAAGAGCAaatttctttaatattttttatttatacatatatttttAACAGCAAAACACAGGGTAAATTAAAACAACAGTCACAGGCATGCTGTTCTGCCATTATTCCAGTTAATGGATGAAATTACATTGTATAAGGCAGTCTGGAGGTAATGAATATTGCATCCAACCAGAAAGAGAGGGGCAAAAATTATACAGTGAGGCTGCCGTAAAATTACTGCAAGAACAACCGTGAATATGGACACATGTGTCTGTAATGAATAATTCACACTAGATGCAAATGCATCGCACGCGTCCGTTTAATTGGGCGCGGCCAAATTTGCCAAAGAATTAAAGCTGCAAGACTACAGACAGCAGCTAGGATAAAAAATCAACACTTCGTGCCTTCCATTAACTcgctaagaagaaaaaaagtgttgGAGGGCGCGACGAGGACGGCGCGACAAGGCCCTCTCGAGTTGTGCTTCATCACCGGTCCCAGAGATGCGAACACCGTCGCGCGTCGACTCCAAGAGCGTGCGATGCATGAAACCCGGCGCGCTCATGCCGCCCTGCTGGAGGTCGTTAAAAACGCCTGTTCGACCGAAGCAACTTTTGCAATCGAGGTCAACCAGCAGGAAGGCGCGTGACGAGTCCCGCCAGGCGGTCGTCATGCTGGTCGTGCTCGTGGCCGCCCTCCTGGGGCCAACCGCCGCGTCTGCCCACTCCGAGCTGCCCTGGTCGCGAGTGGCGCCCGGTGTTTCCACAGAAGCGTGCGACTCGGCGCCCGGCTCGGGCGACCGGCTCTACTGGCTCCGCAACGGCCAGCGGCTGCCGCCACCCACGCCCGACCGGTTCTGGGAGCCCGGCGCCTACCTGTGTGTGCGGGAAGGGAACCTCACGGCCAGCTTGCAGCGGGCCCTGCTCGTGACAGAAGAGGACGACCGCGGTCTCTGCACCGCGGGCCCTCCCACCCACGAAAACCGAAGTCGCCGCCGTCGCGTGGCAGACGGCGTCCGCGCGCGCCACGCACCTTGGGTGGCGCAGCTGCTGCTGTCCGGACGCTTCGTGTGCGGCTGTAGCCTGATCGCCCAGCGGTGGGCCCTCACGGCCGCCCACTGCCTGCCAGAACGGGCCGACACCCAGTTGGCCGTGTTGCTGGGAGCGACGCGCCAGAGCGGCCCGCGGATCGGCGTGCTGCGCGCCGTGCCGCATCCGGACTACGTGCGCGGGACCCCGTCGCGGGAGCACGACGTCGCCCTGCTGCTGCTGGAACGGCGTGCCGAGCGGCTGACCGTGGCCTGCTTGCCACCGACCGACGCCTACCTCGAGCGCTTCTCGCACGGCATCCTTTTCGGCTGGGGCCGCGTCGGACCCCGCGGTGGCCCCGCGCTTAAGCTGCAGGAGGCATTACTGCCCATCACCAGCCGCGAGCGCTGCGAGGCGGCCGTGGAGCACGTGGCGCCCACGGCGTTTTGCGCCGGATTTGGCGAGGCCTACCGCGCCGACGCCTGCGAAGGGGACAGCGGGGGGCCCCTGGTCGGATTCGTGGACGGGCGACCCGTACTCTTGGGCGTCGTTAGCTGGGGGCACGCATGTGCGAGGCCCTTCACTTTCGGCGTGTACACGCGCGTGGACAGTTACTTGGCATGGATCCGTGGTCACGTCACGAGCGCCTCAGTAGCCTGACCATTTCGCGGCTTTTGTACCGAAATAAAGACGCTGTTCCGGCCTGATATAGTTGTGCACGTCGCATTAAAAAGAAGTAGGAACGTACAGAGCGCCAGTGAAAGAATTAGAGAGATTGTGCATTGTGTACGTTTGGAATTTGACCATCAAAAATAATTAAGTGTTATTGTTGCCCCTCCACGTGGACGACGTCGTACATGTGATGAAACACATATGTCTGCTTGGTGTGGACGTCATTCGCTCACTGTTTCGGTTCTCTAGGGGTTACAACTGAGGAAGTGATGTTTCTTATGTTTTCGTAACGAACGTTAAGATTTGGTCTACTTTTGTGTAGCAGGCGACATTGTGTAGGATTGTATACATAAATGTAGCTTGACATCATTACTCTTTACGGCCTTTGGGACTTATCTCGTcaccaaacaataatcgtcatccatcTTGCTTCTCCTTCCTTTAGCACACTGAGCTAGGGTGGCTAGCCACACTAACTGAGCTCGCCACTTTCCTGTCGGCATAGGTAGGGTGGCTACCTATGCCGACAGGAAAGTGGCGAGCTCAGTGGCGAGCTGCTATGCCCTAGCAGGCTCATGGGGTGCCAGTGTTGCCATGGTGCCCAATGGCCTGCTTTGGAAAGGTGTTCAAATAAAGGCGAGGTCGTTAGCGCCATATCCCATGAGCGACATCAGTGGTTGCgtctgcatttcttttctttgagCAGGGCATTGCACTGCGTACCAGCTTCGATCATTGGTCAAAAGAAGCTTGCAGGCTTTTTGATTTAAATAAAGGGACATGATGTGTAAGCGCGAGAACCTTCTTCAAATTGTCTACGTTTCTGATCCTACGCTCCTGATCGCATCCTGATTTGGTAATGGATTCTACCTTAAAAAGTACAAAGCAAGTCTGGTGCTTTCCATTTCTAGGAAGATGTTACCTTTATGTCCCTTTATTTGTGCCGTGGAGATATCGAGTTCTAAAAAGAAACCTACGTCATATTTATGACTGCGACATAATCAACCCCTTGGAGCGCAGCAAGATAGCTCCCTGTAATTAGAGTCGGGAGAGGGTAAGACCAACGCACGCCTAACAATAATGCTATGTAAATACGTGCATGCAGTTCTTGACAAAGTACCGGGcatgcagcgttaaagaaaggccTGCAAGATAGATGGCGATAATTTTTGGAGGACAATCAAGACAAGTCGCCAAGGGGGGTGAAGTTACAGTGCGATTATTGTTGGGACGAGAAatcctacactcttaaacaaaagcTCTGTTCTCGACACGAAtagcggctgcacggccgccgtTATCCGCTATGACGAcactgattggctgtcgagagctcGCGTGtattgaaatttgtgccgggaaacggaagctttgcaaaatgcaattttgcgttttcatcaagatgacgaaacgtaacgtggagctgcaaattttatacattttgcttgtccttggcagctatattgcgacgttggcgcttcaaaaagaaagtgagcggtagcgaACAGAAGCCAgcgcaatgcatctgcaatttcacGAATATGTGATTGTGATTGGTGGTGATCGATGATAGGCGCCATGTCGGCTTGCTGACTGGCTAAatgcatagagtttcttacaatgaAACTCTATGGATGAATGAATTTTCCGTGGCGAGCGTCACAGGAAGGaccgtttcgtaaacgtcaatttgacgttgcgtgacgttgcgctgggccgccattgcagagattttccgcTAGATATTGTGGTGCGACGCATAGAGGTGcgcgagccgcgcgaattatgctaatgagcagccacatgcaatggcggccgagaggaATTCGTGTCGTCAcgttttccccgtcgtttggcggtgtgaaaatcttttgttcataacgcgtgctcatagtatttgcatcgctctcgggtggtgttagcatttgtgttttgggccatcattttttaaaacaacgcgtttttctgaaataatattggttaaacacagcaaattttctgtaatgttgtccacttttcactgctgcatttgtattgtaatcaagattaatgtcTTCGCACAATCACAAattatgacaacggcgtcttttTCATTTATagaagtggatggatggatggatggacggtaggagcgtcccctttgaaacggggtgatggcagttgccaccatgctcagctttttatttttgtttaactgtgttggaatttattaaaattcgccattttctttaaatacgtcttcctacacagttaaccttatgtcacctctctgcttttgagccaccaatcctccaatcgctttttgctaatttccactgcatatttatttacatgactattgttatctctgaaccctagggcctcaggaagcgtgactgcccgcatcgacatcggtatggataccatcacattttagtctGAGGCAACGTTTTTAGTCTGAGGTGTTCCATtctttctacatatttaccacacacagtacgtgtgtcttcttcttcgttaaatttctttttatagctccgcgttctaagacatcctgacctagcttcaaagagaagggcactgcctcttgagttataacgcttcctgatctgctgtttccagtctcgATGTAGTTCAACACTATATATGTTTtgttccattgaatttatccaatttatACCTTCCGcgttttaacctgtcgtttaatgctctttctccgtcctcgtgtctggcatatttactggttagcttcctagttcttttccgccattgtgagtcaacgctctttctgtataggtatttaaataccttagctgccgaCCTGTTGTCATCCAATTTcttcaggcgtttttcgtatgggattttactctgagcttcccgtgcttcgaacgatgcccagcccatatccccctgtactgcttcgtttgcggttctcccgtgggcacctagtgctaatcttccaacagctctgatttacttctagtctcgactgaacctctgcccttaaacacacgaccgcattcccgaaagtaagccccggcaccattactcccttccaaatacctctcagtacttcatacctgttgtaccccacaatgccctatgtttcattatcccgacatctcttcgcccttttgctacgccctttgtttatccataccccgagatatttgtattccgCTACttggggtatttcatggccttgtattgtaagctcctgatcagttgtatcgttagAAAACATTCCACCGGACTTAgttgcactaaaactgaaacctagactgtctccttcgtctccacagtaatttaccacagtttgcaaatcttcctggctatctgctaacagtacaatatcgtccgcatacattaaacccggtagtcgttgctcaacaacctttccgcctaatctgtacgacagattataccctagattgcttccttgtagccttctttccatacttatcatataaagcatgaacagcagcggtgatagaggacaagcttgccttaatcctttgtgtacctcgacagttgtcgtgcTCAAGGAATGTACGTAAGGCGGCGCCTAGCGGCTGCTTGAAGTTTCCtcacgcggtgcgagtaaccagcgaactgaacaagagatggcagcgccggcgtaTGGTGTACACGTCGCAACGCTATCTCTCAGCCATGCTCtcagccaatgcctcctttactagatgcctgccgcgtcgctagttttcccattggagcggaggttcctGTAGTTAGCAAGTAAGTAAGTGAtctcctgtggcgttgacaaacgcctgccctgagtcaaaagggatcagcagggtagtcgcggagagaTTGCGCTCGCTGCCGACTCtactagtaagaggcgattggaggattggttgaataaaagtagggaaacgacaaaaaacagagatgtacaaaagcacagttcgcaatagtggatcagaaaatttggttgtagaagttcatagtgtttttttttattattgtttaacctacactctgaaaaaagtttgcaccctttggggtgtatatctgccgaacggcatgcgcgttatcagcgtgacatagcattcccgacaggaaagtagcgggcgcggcgttttcaagaaaggaaacgcatcaagggaCGATTattcactctaagaaaagtttacaccctttggagtgccccttctgccacacagcgATAAGCGTCCGAGcgcaaactcgaccccactccctAGGGACAAACTCACACAACACGCgccaagaaacctcctccgtagtgctaCTATAGTAGTGCCTACGCGCCTGCTCttgctcgcgcctgcgcacagacggctggcgatccctcaaatgaattTCTCGTGTGTTTcacgcatggaggaaggaaactgaggagagcttctaccccctccgcgcgctaggagaaaagtgtggaggaaatgacgtagtaggttctcctttgttttgctgtttttttatttctttgctgtagtggccccgcctttcgggccacaatggcggctttgttattgttctgtgcgctcacacgtgtagctccgtaggtttcgtaccgtgtcaaaggcgccgtgcgggcgggtttgcgttggtctccgtgttttgttgcgctgcgttatctgcacggtgctctaccggatgttgctgtggccagatgggacaggaggaactaaagttcgtgaaatcaacgcgcatgcaacgctgtacgctaCGTACCGCGCCACGGcgatggctacggacgaaggaatattcgcgggaaatgttgccctctttcgcggaatcatgctaacgtgctaattattgcttagtattgctgcggagcgcacgggtccgagcagcactgttgcgcgcagcgcggcatggtttcgcgagaaatataaacaagagaggagagctggcccgataggcggagcaacgccatgagcaacgccaacttccggcttcactttagcttcacaaagagtgacgtcagggcctctccttagtttcctttctttattctatggtttccttcctccgtggtttcACGCATgatttcacgtaacttgtgccaaggattaaaaaaaaaagtggctagcagcagctgaatgaaaccaacggcatatggtttgacGTCATGTGGCACTCCTTTTTAGTGTATTTTTTATATTCCACTTGATTACTTAATTAATAtgaattatgcaaaaaaaaattaatattcactttagggccaagtgtcTTTCGTTGCGTTGTGGAGAGGgctcagaaacgaccgatccaattttttctggcaacgtacatgctgagCGGTGATGTTTTttggcgtttaaagaaagcccgtgaTATATGAAATAAAACCGCGTGACTGCGCGCACGCGCTAGCTCTCAATCGCGGTTCGTgcaaagaaccgtgcgcgcggaccgtggcgaagtgagcggccgcacagtgcgtcagcatctttggcggcgccacacggaaaggaagcgtcGTCGTCTCTGATTAAGCGATAGCCTCGACGGTGGCACCATAAACttatcacttaaaaaaaaaagcggggagtcccccctcctcccccccttcTTCCCTATCTAGTACACTCTACCCATGCTGCCTGTTCGGCAAGACAACATCCAGCACGTATGTGACCCAATCAGGCAAAAAGTGGTAATCATTGCATGGCTTAATAGGATAAGGTGGCGTGCTAGAAGGAAGAGCGCCGTAAGGAGACTAGATATATAGCTACACACAGTTGCTTAAGGAGGGTAAGAAAGCTCATCGCAATAATAGTCGGCATGaaaagcagccgagtgtggagaACGAAGTGAACAACATAGGAGCAGCTTTGGGCGATAAGCGTCGAGATACAGAGAAGCGAAGATGTaggtaaaagaaaataaatgaggACTGGAATacagtgtgtcgctacattgcttgaatgctaatcgcattactatCGACAGTCAATTGTGAGTTGAGTTTTTCCAGAATGTTTTACTCCGTTCTTTTCGTGGGTCACAGTACTGAACATTTGAAATTCGCGCTTTTTGCAGTTTTTTCTAGCAGCGGCGAGATGGCGCAAGTGACGTTTCAAAATGCAACCATAGGCAAATTTAAAGGACGCCACGAAACATGTGTAT
It includes:
- the LOC126521274 gene encoding complement factor D-like, with the translated sequence MRTPSRVDSKSVRCMKPGALMPPCWRSLKTPVRPKQLLQSRSTSRKARDESRQAVVMLVVLVAALLGPTAASAHSELPWSRVAPGVSTEACDSAPGSGDRLYWLRNGQRLPPPTPDRFWEPGAYLCVREGNLTASLQRALLVTEEDDRGLCTAGPPTHENRSRRRRVADGVRARHAPWVAQLLLSGRFVCGCSLIAQRWALTAAHCLPERADTQLAVLLGATRQSGPRIGVLRAVPHPDYVRGTPSREHDVALLLLERRAERLTVACLPPTDAYLERFSHGILFGWGRVGPRGGPALKLQEALLPITSRERCEAAVEHVAPTAFCAGFGEAYRADACEGDSGGPLVGFVDGRPVLLGVVSWGHACARPFTFGVYTRVDSYLAWIRGHVTSASVA